The proteins below are encoded in one region of Aspergillus nidulans FGSC A4 chromosome III:
- the grc3 gene encoding polynucleotide 5'-hydroxyl-kinase (transcript_id=CADANIAT00005837): MMKRKADRQTAAAAPVSAFAARKARLQQTQTQVQTVVASEKTTHTDVAAEPPSKRPRRSLQESQAQSTSEEDTKRTSKRSAAKTEKVQRVDSGTITRTRETRMKDSEIEVEDLEKERSSNEESEGEDAVEENAAGVVAVPAAEDGYESPADNTMTVVFPLSKIRLNKNNIVYSDEDTLCVRIQEKLSIVLIGQYDLWVKRGVVSVMGAKLHPSPRVYRVYAPSTHSLPVIKCVTGVNGAAEVEFKSCHSGITRLRDLSPLYQRLWNSGNTPADKLSLKAVGQDARRTFSVLHTSADDPLKRHLRPLHLEKQWSAAIKVLSQRAGRLQVLICGPKASGKSTFGRYLLNHLLSPAPQPELNYTNTDGVAFLDLDPGQPEFLPMGQVYLAHLRSPVFGPPFTHPSLNNEREGTIIRAHHIGATSPKEDPDHYVLAAANLMEQYRTLLATYPQCPLIINYPGWIFGLGLEVATYLIQSLGLSDVVYMSEKGPTEVVEPLSQAASLARVSLTILPSQPTEFVSRSSAQLRSMQMQSYFHMAQPAGVSHPTWLENPVSKNRPFRVRYAGENRGVHGVMTLDSQIIPDLLCESLEGALVGVVAIESPNALPIPSSNAPPANEEEATSNADDDVDMENETEHNRNATISHLTTLTISTKESLPYITSGPGTSTPLHPSSSSMLGLALIRSINPDTQTLDLVTPIPSTRLIQSLERGHALVLVRGVLDNPNWAVAEEYYAARAEERRVRRGIRGRKEAGVGEQGDESVEQRLLGLLKERIRRAKDVPFMTVVEDHGRRKQEEAAQRALWKLRKKAGIESEDEVGY, from the exons atgatgaagagaaaagCCGACAGgcagacagcagcagcag CTCCGGTCAGCGCTTTCGCCGCGCGCAAAGCTCGATTgcagcagacgcagacgcAGGTTCAGACAGTTGTCGCATCAGAGAAGACTACGCACACAGATGTCGCCGCAGAACCGCCGTCTAAACGACCCCGACGCTCATTGCAAGAATCCCAAGCACAATCGACCTCAGAGGAAGATACGAAACGGACTAGCAAGCGGAGTGCCGCGAAGACTGAGAAAGTGCAGAGGGTTGATAGTGGGACTATAACTAGGACACGGGAGACTCGCATGAAAGACTCAGAAAtcgaggttgaagatctTGAGAAAGAACGTTCTTCGAACGAGGAGTCggaaggagaggatgctGTCGAGGAGAATGCAGCTGGTGTGGTGgctgttcctgcagctgAGGATGG TTACGAATCCCCGGCTGACAACACGATGACGGTTGTGTTCCCTCTTTCGAAGATTCGActgaacaagaacaatatcgTCTACAGCGATGAAGACACCCTATGCGTTCGCATCCAGGAGAAACTG AGCATCGTACTCATTGGACAGTACGATCTGTGGGTGAAACGGGGCGTTGTGAGCGTGATGGGTGCGAAGTTGCACCCCTCTCCTCGAGTCTACCGTGTCTACGCTCCTTCAACCCACTCGCTTCCTGTGATCAAGTGTGTCACTGGCGTTAACGGGGCGGCAGAGGTTGAGTTCAAGTCATGCCATAGCGGGATAACCCGTTTAAGGGATCTATCCCCTCTATATCAGCGCCTATGGAATAGCGGGAACACGCCGGCGGACAAGCTGAGCCTGAAAGCAGTTGGACAGGACGCAAGGAGGACATTCTCCGTT CTCCATACATCCGCAGACGATCCCCTTAAACGCCATCTGCGCCCTCTACACCTCGAAAAGCAATGGAGCGCCGCCATAAAAGTCCTCTCCCAACGAGCTGGCCGTCTCCAAGTTCTAATATGTGGGCCCAAAGCATCAGGAAAATCAACTTTCGGCCGCTACCTTCTGAATCACCTCCTTAGTCCAGCCCCCCAACCCGAATTGAACTACACCAACACCGACGGCGTCGCCTTCCTAGACCTTGACCCCGGTCAGCCTGAATTCTTGCCAATGGGCCAAGTCTATCTTGCTCACTTACGCTCCCCGGTTTTCGGCCCGCCATTCACGCACCCTTCTTTGAATAACGAGCGCGAAGGGACAATCATCCGCGCACACCATATCGGTGCGACATCCCCAAAGGAAGATCCCGACCACTACGTTTTAGCCGCCGCGAACCTTATGGAGCAGTACCGCACCTTGCTAGCAACATACCCTCAATGTCCCCTTATTATCAACTATCCCGGCTGGATTTTCGGTCTTGGCCTGGAGGTTGCGACGTACCTTATCCAGTCGCTGGGGCTATCGGATGTCGTGTATATGAGTGAGAAAGGGCCGACAGAGGTCGTTGAGCCTCTTAGCCAGGCTGCAAGCCTTGCTAGAGTTTCACTAACCATTCTCCCTTCCCAGCCTACAGAGTTTGTCAGTCGGTCGAGCGCTCAGCTCCGctcgatgcagatgcagtcATATTTCCATATGGCTCAGCCAGCGGGTGTCAGTCATCCAACGTGGCTTGAGAATCCTGTCTCCAAGAACCGGCCTTTCCGCGTTCGGTATGCGGGCGAGAATCGCGGTGTTCATGGAGTAATGACATTAGACTCGCAGATCATACCTGACCTGCTCTGCGAGAGCTTAGAAGGAGCTCTTGTTGGCGTCGTCGCCATTGAGTCGCCGAATGCTCTTCCAATCCCATCTTCCAACGCACCACCAGCTAATGAAGAAGAGGCTACCTCCAacgccgacgacgacgtcgaCATGGAGAATGAGACAGAGCACAACCGAAACGCAACGATATCCCACCTAACAACCTTAACAATTTCCACGAAAGAATCCCTACCCTACATAACCAGCGGCCCCGGAACGTCCACACCCCTCCacccctcctcatcctcaatgcTCGGTCTTGCCCTAATTCGCTCCATCAACCCGGACACCCAGACCCTCGACCTTGTCACCCCCATCCCTTCCACCCGCCTAATCCAAAGCCTCGAACGAGGGCacgccctcgtcctcgtccgcgGGGTACTCGATAACCCGAACTGGGCGGTTGCCGAGGAGTACTACGCGGCTAGGGCGGAGGAACGAAGGGTTAGAAGGGGGATCCGGGGGAGGAAAGAGGCCGGGGTGGGTGAGCAAGGCGATGAGAGTGTGGAGCAAAGGTTGCTGgggttgttgaaggagagaattCGGCGGGCGAAGGATGTTCCGTTCATGACCGTTGTTGAGGATCATGGAAGGAGGAAacaggaggaggcggcgcagAGGGCGCTGtggaagttgaggaagaaggccggGATTGAgagtgaggatgaggttgggTATTGA
- a CDS encoding protein elys (transcript_id=CADANIAT00005840) produces the protein MASWEEFDAIFYFNKNFTYDGKVIEQILSNRRALDNRLFADRLLELLGVQAVTKLYPPISNSDLRTLIRHIVSSELDAHQKQSLIYYILKDCRAPSDVAAQFARRCHLPEKYRLFIEGLWNLDRLEFKRAIEYLSEPSIIPTFPDEILYALTLSHLPRHDDSLVMAYYLTVNPPLTSEKAQRAFMETLCRASITEAFYFTRKHHEALRQAYLTQLIEFVHRTDAGQMRSRRAMELIGLPFDDQEEQWFEDALLRGSAKTLHGAKDTVMARRLATGKVAGLSAELESLDGKKIDGLNWDLLKQSMKPPLNSADRGQSQ, from the exons ATGGCCTCTTGGGAGGAATTTGACGCGATATTCTACTTCAATAAAAACTTCACATATGATGGCAAGGTTATTGAACAGATCCTCTCTAACCGCCGTGCGCTAGACAACCGACTCTTCGCCGACAGGTTACTTGAGCTGCTCGGTGTTCAAGCAG TTACCAAGCTATATCCCCCAATTTCAAATTCTGACCTTCGTACCCTCATCCGCCACATTGTATCCTCTGAGCTCGATGCCCACCAGAAACAAAGCTTAATTTACTATATCCTAAAGGACTGCCGAGCTCCTAGCGATGTCGCTGCTCAATTTGCACGACGATGCCATCTACCAGAAAAGTACAGGTTGTTTATAGAGGGACTTTGGAACCTTGACCGACTGGAATTCAAG CGCGCAATTGAGTATCTCAGCGAACCTTCCATTATCCCAACATTTCCTGATGAGATTCTTTACGCCCTTACCCTTTCGCATCTTCCCAGACATGACGACAGCCTCGTCATGGCCTACTATCTCACAGTCAACCCCCCTTTAACCTCGGAGAAAGCTCAGAGAGCGTTTATGGAAACACTGTGTCGTGCTAGCATTACAGAGGCTTTCTATTTCACCCGAAAACATCACGAGGCTCTCCGTCAAGCTTATCTTACACAGCTCATTGAGTTTGTCCATAGAACAGACGCAGGCCAGATGAGAAGCAGACGCGCTATGGAACTGATCGGTCTTCCTTTTGATGACCAAGAGGAGCAGTGGTTTGAGGATGCTTTGCTTCGTGGAAGCGCAAAAACACTGCATGGTGCGAAGGACACGGTAATGGCGCGGCGCCTCGCTACTGGGAAAGTAGCAGGGCTGtctgcagagctggaatcTTTGGACGGAAAAAAGATAGATGGCTTGAATTGGGACTTGCTCAAGCAAAGCATGAAACCTCCTCTAAATTCAGCCGACAGAGGCCAATCCCAATGA
- a CDS encoding folliculin domain-containing protein (transcript_id=CADANIAT00005838), translated as MDFILSLTHFCEVHGPTSIICSQVLPFSCSQCYPENTTSSSEDTPATSHDTVSSHGLRSTNASGKQSPSVKSPAKQVDNADTPHRIEDYPCFVKSPSNATETQKLNILGGADGDTCASCSLTLPEDVSKQLPPGAPGTARGDGKGKNGSPVLRSREVVYSCGTNHSDLDDSAHDAHIHGSLPDSLHSSSVASDISCHHHILTYLSLRGPPNPADYALLRRSSIRTLSCELLPRGLSSGPLCFGDSNAGYTIAYIFRLPDPMARGKRRSYALVALAGKDARRAFRACPIIWRAFDRIATSIYNAAEKFQEDEKRRDEQNNVANRPGNRQYTPVSSFLTGRAVDPDGQLRRPGQVRARNLTEIVGNTYLFAEIHGSFVALLQQLGSMFGAPPVSEERFICSTVNEEEDMGRRRSVSSTSVGKQKESVQKRDGGDLGLSKLEISSGPKPIPIAPRRSVIA; from the exons ATGGATTTCATT CTTTCTTTGACGCATTTCTGCGAGGTACATGGTCCTACGTCGATCATATGCTCGCAGGTCCTCCCTTTTTCCTGCTCGCAATGCTATCCCGAGAACACAACATCCTCCTCTGAAGACACCCCCGCGACATCCCACGACACCGTCTCCTCTCATGGCCTTCGCAGCACGAATGCCAGCGGTAAACAATCGCCGTCCGTCAAATCACCAGCGAAGCAAGTCGACAATGCCGACACTCCGCACAGGATCGAAGACTATCCTTGCTTTGTGAAAAGTCCGTCCAATGCGACTGAGACTCAGAAACTCAACATCTTAGGCGGCGCAGACGGTGACACCTGCGCAAGCTGTAGCTTGACCTTGCCCGAGGATGTAAGCAAACAGCTACCTCCTGGGGCACCGGGGACCGCGCGCGGCGACGGGAAAGGCAAAAATGGTAGTCCTGTTCTGCGCTCCAGGGAAGTCGTCTACTCGTGCGGCACAAATCATTCCGATTTGGACGACAGTGCGCACGATGCTCACATACATGGTTCTCTCCCCGACTCTCTTCACTCATCGTCTGTGGCTTCGGATATTTCCTGCcaccaccacatcctcaCCTACCTCTCTCTCAGGGGCCCACCAAACCCCGCCGACTATGCCCTTCTCCGGCGCTCCTCCATCAGAACCCTTAGCTGTGAGCTTCTCCCGCGCGGGCTTTCCTCTGGTCCCTTGTGCTTTGGTGACTCCAATGCCGGTTACACAATTGCCTACATCTTTCGACTCCCCGACCCAATGGCACGCGGCAAACGACGCAGCTATGCGCTCGTAGCCCTAGCTGGCAAGGATGCGCGCAGAGCGTTCCGTGCTTGCCCAATAATCTGGCGCGCTTTCGATCGCATCGCTACTTCAATTTACAATGCCGCAGAGAAGTTTCAAGAGGACGAGAAGCGACGGGATGAGCAGAACAACGTGGCTAACCGGCCTGGTAACCGGCAGTATACCCCTGTCTCATCATTTCTCACCGGACGCGCCGTCGATCCGGACGGGCAGCTTCGCCgccctggccaggtcagAGCCAGAAACCTGACGGAAATCGTGGGCAATACATATCTCTTTGCAGAAATTCATGGAAGCTTTGTAGctctgctgcagcaactTGGTTCCATGTTCGGAGCTCCACCAGTTTCTGAAGAACGCTTCATCTGTAGCACAGTtaatgaagaggaagacatggGCCGTCGTCGCTCTGTGTCATCGACGTCCGTTGGAAAACAAAAAGAGAGCGTGCAGAAACGCGATGGTGGCGATCTCGGTCTGTCGAAACTTGAGATATCATCCGGTCCGAAGCCCATTCCCATCGCACCACGACGGTCTGTCATTGCCTAA
- a CDS encoding DNA-directed RNA polymerase I subunit RPA34 (transcript_id=CADANIAT00005836), with protein MAAKPVKEPKKARETRSESVSSSSAASDSGAEESSSSSSEAEQSDSSDNESAASSDEKATGQNGESGQKVSKPKAFGAPRQYKPPFGFKSAKNQPSSSTTTSTLSNLAGKQVFHITAPAFLPLSKVKEVSLAGALKGEPILKHGGVNYGIPADSLTHAQAGAGGQSLFLYDAKSQSYYTTVTSIPTYRIQEMVELPGGAELEEATVRSAKAMEKPPRKQPKHLKMRFRPVGSGDAPPETLGSSSEESEGEEHTVKVPQGLEKEKERKRKHQQTEGDGSQAAGLPRKKSKKHSNDVEAGEEKSKKSKDRDGKKRKKEKA; from the exons ATGGCGGCTAAGCCAGTAAAAGAGCCCAAGAAGGCTCGTGAAACAAGATCAGAAAGCGTATCAAGCTCGTCGGCAGCCTCAGATTCCGGAGCCGAAGAGTCGTCGAGTTCTAGTTCAGAGGCGGAACAGTCCGATAGCTCTGATAACGAAAGCGCCGCGTCTTCAGACGAAAAGGCCACTGGCCAGAATGGAGAGTCAGGTCAAAA AGTCTCAAAACCAAAGGCTTTCGGCGCACCGCGGCAATACAAACCACCTTTCGGCTTCAAATCTGCCAAAAACCagccttcctcatccactaCAACCTCCACCTTGTCGAACCTAGCCGGAAAACAAGTATTCCACATTACTGCACCTGCATTCCTTCCACTTTCGAAGGTCAAGGAAGTCTCGTTAGCAGGAGCTTTGAAAGGCGAACCGATCTTAAAGCACGGAGGCGTCAACTATGGAATCCCCGCGGATAGTCTTACACACGCCCAGGCAGGCGCCGGCGGACAGTCACTATTCCTCTATGACGCCAAGTCCCAGTCCTACTACACCACAGTGACGAGTATCCCTACCTACCGCATCCAGGAAATGGTCGAACTTCCAGGCGGCGCGGAACTGGAGGAAGCCACCGTCAGATCTGCAAAGGCCATGGAGAAGCCGCCGAGAAAGCAACCCAAGCATTTAAAGATGCGCTTCCGGCCTGTCGGGAGCGGTGACGCGCCACCAGAGACGCTGGGTTCGAGCTCTGAGGAGTCAGAGGGGGAGGAGCATACAGTGAAAGTGCCCCAGGGGcttgaaaaggagaaggagaggaagagaaagcatcAACAAACAGAGGGTGATGGGAGCCAGGCCGCCGGCTTACCgcggaagaagtcgaagaagcATTCTAATGATGTCGAGGCCGGGGAAGAAAAGTCCAAAAAGAGCAAGGATCGGGATGGTAAGAAgcgaaagaaggaaaaggcttGA
- the smc4 gene encoding condensin subunit SMC4 (transcript_id=CADANIAT00005839): MTSIARGRPSRRSAAARKSYVEETSESEDPGNVTPTPSYPDGDDDGEEEFTPVPQKKAPARASRRRMTSETPKAQAPRRSRRSRTAEPTDTSSVADPSEDGESIASAQDESESASPNTSVKRKSMGHEEPESPSRTATMKRKSMARKSRVSSTPNPEKSSLPTPEPSLSPEPHPLPQRDNVPPLADITDSAVNQTPAKPTEDTKSQFSIVKPNTTILEKPMDIMLKSRTLGPPKPEEPQGPKSRLMITTLVLNNFKSYAGKQVVGPFHASFSSVVGPNGSGKSNVIDALLFVFGFRASKMRQGKISALIHNSANHPNLPFCEVEVYFQEIIDLPGGEHEVVPDSQLIISRKAFKNNTSKYYMNGKETNFTAVTTLLRDRGIDLDHKRFLILQGEVESIAQMKPKAANEHEDGLLEYLEDIIGTSKYKQPIEEAATELEALNDVCVEKNNRVQHVEKEKNALVDKKDKALAYLRDENELAQKQSALYQIYIDECADNLRVTEEAILQMQELLNLELEKHEGNESGIKELEKAYKRAMKEYERMEKETQELAKGMAKYDKETVKFEEKKKFLVGKQKKLEKAMTSARLAASECQSLVKRHSEAIENKSKETADYENEVEHEEQELTKIRESLKGKTQGLSDQIAAKQKSLEPWDEKINKKQSELAVAQSELDILKEKSNAGAVLLEEAQSKITSIEETIARKEEDLQECKTQRSTLEDEVEQLQHDLKKYSMKEPDVRAHVSNARQKAEEARATVASTQNRGSVLTGLMRLKESGRIEGFHGRLGNLGTIDEKYDVAISTACPALENMVVDTVEVGQQCIDYLRKNNLGRANFILLDRLPKRDLNKILTPDNVPRLFDLVKPKDPKFAPAFYSVMQNTLVARDLDQANRIAYGARRWRVVTLDGQLIDTSGTMSGGGTRVARGAMSSKQVGDITKEQLVQMESDLEEMERKYQHFQEKQRRVESALREKTEEIPRAETKIQKIMIEIDSAKRSLADAERRVQELSAAHKPSKTDASRVKVLEEQIVGLEEQIEDLRSQKGGIEEEIQALQNKIMEVGGVRLRSQKAKVDGLKEQISLLSEEISNAEVARSKNEKLIKKHENARAEAEKELANVAEELQKLNEDVANQANDASGWKEKVDEAQDALESKKAELKTMKAELDEKVAELNETRATEIEMRNKLEENQKALAENEKRSRYWQEKLSKLTLQNISDLGEDQQPSEFQTFTKDELAEMNKDSLKAAIAALEEKTQNSSIDLSVIEEYRRRAAEHESRSADLATALAARDSAKSRLDGLRSARLNGFMEGFGIISLRLKEMYQMITMGGNAELELVDSLDPFSEGILFSVMPPKKSWKNIGNLSGGEKTLSSLALVFALHHYKPTPLYVMDEIDAALDFRNVSIVASYIKERTKNAQFVVISLRNNMLSVEAPMVQVRQYYKNVVRKTTFIELRMTELQRPQQVREAFKESKQLIKLSMKTRKNP; this comes from the exons ATGACGTCTATTGCAAGGGGCAGGCCGTCTCGGCGCTCTGCCGCAGCGCGGAAGAGTTATGTCGAAGAAACTTCCGAGTCGGAGGATCCTGGAAACGTCACCCCCACTCCTTCCTATCCCGATGGAGAcgacgatggcgaagaagagttCACCCCTGTTCCACAAAAGAAGGCACCTGCAAGAGCCTCGCGCAGACGTATGACATCCGAGACGCCAAAAGCACAAGCTCCCCGGAGATCGCGAAGGTCAAGGACGGCGGAGCCGACAGACACATCCTCAGTTGCGGATCCgagcgaagatggcgagtCGATAGCCAGTGCGCAAGACGAAAGCGAGTCAGCCTCCCCGAATACGTCTGTAAAGCGAAAGAGCATGGGGCATGAAGAGCCTGAATCGCCTTCACGTACTGCGacaatgaaaagaaaaagtatGGCCCGCAAGAGTCGTGTTTCCTCCACACCCAACCCGGAAAAGTCCTCACTCCCAACTCCAGAGCCCTCGCTTTCACCCGAACCACACCCGCTCCCCCAGCGAGATAATGTACCCCCGCTCGCCGATATTACGGATTCCGCGGTGAATCAGACGCCCGCGAAACCTACTGAGGATACGAAATCGCAGTTCTCCATCGTCAAACCGAACACGACCATCCTCGAGAAGCCAATGGATATCATGTTAAAGTCACGGACACTCGGTCCTCCTAAGCCGGAGGAACCCCAAGGTCCTAAAAGCCGCCTTATGATTACCACGTTAGTTCTAAATAACTTCAAGAGTTACGCAGGGAAACAGGTAGTAGGGCCATTTCacgcttctttctcctccgtTGTTGGGCCGAATGGATCGGGAAAGTCGAACGTCATCGACGCGTTATTATTCGTGTTCGGATTCCGAGCCAGCAAAATGCGACAGGGCAAGATCTCTGCATTGATCCATAATTCCGCCAACCACCCCAACCTGCCGTTCTGCGAAGTGGAAGTTTATTTCCAAGAAATCATTGACCTCCCCGGGGGGGAGCATGAAGTAGTCCCAGATTCCCAACTGATCATCTCTCGCAAAGCGTTTAAAAACAACACCAGCAAATATTATATGAATGGCAAGGAGACGAACTTCACGGCAGTGACGACGCTGCTTCGCGATCGCGGCATTGATCTCGATCATAAACGCTTTTTGATTCTGCAGGGTGAAGTCGAGTCTATTGCTCAAATGAAGCCTAAGGCCGCAAATGAACATGAAGACGGGCTTTTGGAGTATCTCGAAGATATCATTGGCACGTCAAAATACAAACAACCTATTGAAGAGGCGGCGACTGAACTTGAAGCCCTTAATGACGTTTGTGTGGAAAAGAATAACCGTGTGCAACatgttgagaaggagaagaacgcccTTGTGGACAAAAAGGATAAAGCCCTGGCCTACCTTCGTGATGAGAATGAGTTGGCCCAAAAGCAGTCGGCGCTGTATCAGATCTACATCGATGAGTGTGCCGATAACCTCCGGGTTACAGAGGAGGCGATTCTCCAGATGCAAGAGCTCTTGAACCtcgagcttgagaagcatGAAGGCAATGAATCAGGAATcaaggagctcgagaaaGCATACAAGCGTGCTATGAAAGAGTACGAGCGCATGGAAAAGGAGACGCAAGAACTAGCAAAGGGAATGGCAAAGTACGACAAAGAAACGGTCAAAtttgaagagaagaagaaattcctAGTtggaaagcagaagaagctcgagaaaGCCATGACTAGCGCTCGCCTCGCGGCGTCGGAGTGCCAAAGTTTGGTAAAGAGACACAGCGAGGCTATTGAGAATAAGAGCAAGGAAACCGCGGACTACGAGAATGAAGTCGAGCATGAGGAACAGGAGCTCACAAAAATTCGAGAAAGCCTGAAAGGCAAGACCCAAGGGCTCTCCGACCAGATTGCTGCTAAGCAGAAGTCTTTGGAGCCATGGGAcgagaagatcaacaagaagcaATCTGAACTGGCTGTGGCTCAGAGTGAGCTGGATATCctcaaggagaagagcaacGCCGGGGCTGTTTTACTTGAGGAAGCGCAATCAAAGATTACATCCATAGAGGAAACCATTGCGcggaaagaggaagatcTACAGGAATGCAAGACCCAACGGTCCACTctcgaggatgaggttgagcagcttcagcacgACTTGAAGAAATATAGCATGAAAGAACCTGACGTCCGCGCGCATGTCTCCAATGCTCGGCAGAAGGCCGAAGAGGCTAGGGCAACTGTCGCGAGTACGCAAAACCGGGGAAGCGTGCTGACCGGTCTTATGCGCCTTAAAGAATCTGGCCGTATTGAAGGGTTCCATGGTCGACTAGGGAATCTTGGTACGATCGATGAGAAATACGATGTAGCCATTTCTACAGCTTGCCCTGCGCTCGAAAATATGGTCGTTGACACAGTCGAGGTCGGACAGCAATGCATTGACTACCTGCGAAAGAACAATCTTGGGCGTGCCAATTTCATCCTTCTAGATCGTCTCCCCAAACGCGATCTGAACAAAATCCTCACTCCCGACAACGTTCCCCGATTGTTCGACTTGGTGAAGCCGAAGGATCCGAAATTTGCTCCCGCATTCTATAGTGTGATGCAGAATACTCTTGTTGCAAGAGATCTTGATCAGGCCAACCGAATTGCTTACGGCGCTAGGCGGTGGAGAGTTGTCACGCTCGATGGTCAGCTCATTGATACTTCTGGTACAATGAGTGGTGGCGGTACTCGAGTTGCCCGTGGCGCGATGTCATCCAAACAGGTCGGCGATATCACCAAAGAGCAATTAGTCCAGATGGAGAgtgaccttgaagagatggagaggaagtacCAGCACTTccaagagaagcagagacgTGTGGAGTCAGCCTTGCGAGAGAAAACGGAAGAAATTCCTCGAGCAGagaccaagatccagaagatcatgATTGAGATAGATAGCGCCAAGCGCAGccttgctgatgctgagcgACGTGTCCAAGAGCTGAGTGCAGCACACAAGCCCTCAAAGACGGATGCGAGTCGAGTAAAAGTCCTTGAAGAACAAATTGTTGGCCTCGAAGAGCAAATTGAGGATCTCCGCTCACAGAAAGGTGGgatcgaggaagaaatccAGGCGCTTCAGAACAAGATTATGGAGGTCGGTGGTGTTAGATTACGGAGCCAGAAAGCCAAGGTCGACGGACTCAAAGAGCAGATTAGTCTTCTCTCTGAAGAAATCTCCAACGCCGAGGTTGCGAGATCTAAGAACGAGAAGCTTATCAAAAAGCACGAAAATGCCCGTGCGGAAGCGGAGAAGGAACTTGCCAATGTCGCTGAGGAGCTTCAGAAGTTGAACGAGGATGTTGCCAACCAAGCCAACGATGCATCTggatggaaggagaaggtggaCGAAGCACAAGAC GCCTTGGAATCTAAGAAAGCCGAGCTCAAGACCATGAAGGCAGAATTGGACGAAAAGGTAGCAGAGTTAAATGAAACTCGGGCCACGGAGATTGAGATGCGcaacaagctcgaggagaacCAGAAAGCTTTAGCGGAGAACGAAAAGCGTAGCCGTTACtggcaggagaagctgagcaAGCTGACTTTGCAGAATATCAGCGATTTGGGTGAAGACCAACAGCCTAGCGAATTCCAGACCTTCACCAAGGATGAGTTAGCTGAGATGAACAAGGACTCTTTGAAAGCAGCAATtgctgctctggaagagaagacgCAGAACTCATCAATAGACCTGTCGGTGATCGAGGAATACCGTCGCCGTGCAGCCGAGCACGAGTCACGTTCAGCGGACCTTGCAACTGCTCTCGCTGCTCGGGATAGTGCCAAATCTCGTCTCGATGGCTTGCGCTCTGCTCGTTTGAACGGCTTCATGGAAGGCTTTGGTATCATCTCTCTTCGCCTGAAGGAGATGTATCAGATGATCACCATGGGAGGAAATGCCGAGCTAGAGCTAGTGGACTCTCTTGACCCGTTCTCGGAGGGTATCTTGTTCTCAGTTATGCCACccaagaagagctggaagaacatTGGTAACCTGTCTGGTGGCGAGAAGACACTCTCCAGTCTGGCACTGGTCTTTGCTTTACATCACTACAAGCCCACGCCGCTGTACGTTATGGACGAGATCGATGCCGCGCTAGATTTCCGGAAC GTTTCTATTGTGGCGTCCTACATCAAGGAGAGAACCAAGAATGCGCAGTTCGTGGTTATTTCGCTGCGAAACAACATG CTGAGCGTCGAGGCTCCAATGGTACAGGTTCGCCAG TATTAT AAAAATGTTGTACGCAAAACTACATTTATCGAGCTTAGGATGACGGAGTTACAGAGACCACAGCAGGTGAGGGAAGCATTTAAGGAGTCGAAGCAACTGATTAAACTGAGCATGAAAACCCGCAAAAACCCGTAG